TTCACCCAGTTCAAAGGAAATCTCAGTATTTTTGAATGTGCTCTTGGTTTAGATTGTCATTGCATCTCTGTCACTGCTGATGATCTCCCACTAGATTTTTCCAACTTCCTAGTTTCCTATGGTATGGCTAAACCCATTTCTTTGAGTCAGACAAGATACCAGCTCAGACTTTAAATATCATGCAAAAGTCATTGAGGGATGAAAGAAGGAAGACCAGGGTTAGTTTTCTGCTGAAATTCCCTACTTCAGCTCCtccccattagggtgaccagatgtcccgattttatagggacagtcccgatttttgggtctttttcttatataggcttctattacccccccaccccctgtcctgatttttcacatttgctctctggtcaccctactccccatACACAATTGATGGTGAATATTTAGGCACTTTGGCCTAAGTTTTCAAAAcatagtgattttgggtgtcctgCTTGAGTgacttaaaggggcctgattttcagatgtagatgctcagcactttctgaaaataaagCCCCTTTATTTTGGACACCGAAAAATCAAGGCATCCAAAAATATTAGTCACTTAAAAATATTAGACACTGATGTAGAAATTGGGcctcattctgatctcacttaaatttaaagtaattccattgatgTTGGTAGAgttcacaccagtgcaaaaatGGTGTGAAATATGAATCAAGCCTAATGTATTAAATGGTTGACTAAAATATTGCCTCCATTATATTTCTTTCACACACTATTTTTGTTATTCTATGATTAAAATATCCAAGTTTGCATGGCAATACATTTTTTCAAATAAAGGCATGCTTCTGGCTGCTTATGGCACTGTTATTCTCTAGTGTGCAATCTTGGCACCACTGAACTAGCAAAACTTCAATGGGGGTCTGAGTTTCACCCAAGATTTTTTGTGTTTACTATTTTCTCCATTATTCCATgaggaaatgaaatgaaattaactGGATGATATTTGTCCagatcttctttctttctttctttctttctttcttttataaaaatGGTAACCGCATTTGCTTTCTTTCAGTTTTCTAATTACATTCTCTTTGAAAAGGAGAATCTGCATCTAGACTTTACTCCTGGACTGTTCATTCATGGCTCCTGTGCTGTCTATTGTTCACTGCTACTAATTCACTGAGGTAAATGAATTTTATTCTGATCTTAATCTGACAAAGGGAAATGTAGCACCATCTTTCCCCCACTCACCTGAGCTCAGAATCCCTGTCTCTTTTTAATTTGCTTAGGAGAAAAGGTTTGGGCTTCAAGATATGCTATTTCCACTTGTGATGGTGCTGGTATTTCTTGCTATTCTTCTTTCTAGGCTATAAATCCTTTGAATGAGCTGCTgtttctgcgtaggggcacaaggATGGATGGTAGCAACGTCGACACTGTTTGAGTAGCTTAAGAATGGCTTTTTGTCTATATAATTAATGCTCTGTCACTTTCGTTCTTAACGTTACTGGTACTGCAGTATAGCTGCTGTATTCTGACTAAGGGCCTACACGATGCATTAGTCCATGCTAgagggtgtaaattctagtgcacaATAATGTGTGACGCACTAACTGGCCTATGTGGACCCTTCTGGTGTGCAGTAAACGTTCCCTAGTGCATATTAACTTAATACTGTTTGAAACGAGACTACACTAGGGGACATTTTGTGGACTTGCAGTTTCCACATGGACCAGTATATGCTAGTGCACACTTGAATTCACACTCCTCTAGTGCGGACTAATACTCCAGGTAGACAAGCCTTAATCCTCTCTCTTGGCatgtcttagggctggtctacactgggcgggggatcgatctaagatacgcaacttcagctacgctattcgcatagctgaagtcgaagtatcttagttcgacttacctggccgtcctcatggcggcaagtcgactgccgcggctcccccgtcgactccgcttactcctcctgctgaggtggagtacgggcgtcaattcgaggatcgatttatcgcatctagacgagacgcaataaatcgatccccaatagatcgattactatccgccgatccggcaggtagtgtagacgtggccttagggCCTGATCTTATGAGTTGCTGATCACTTTCAACTCCCAGTGACAGCAACAACTAATTGCCTTGTAAAAGTGCCACCCTTTGGATAGGAACATTAAATGGAAAAACTGAAGAATTCCAGTTGACTAACCATAGTAGgtgttgtatcaaccaggcaaggtattaacaaacttcaacagttctaataatcacatgcagcatctaaacaccacagtaGGATCCTTGTATAATTCACATGGGGAAGCCTTGTGAAACAACAGAAGAATCTGACTTAGAAAAAGTGTCCTAACCTCTTGGGTAAGCGGGCTGCCTTTGTTTATACTTTGAAACATATGTGTGTAATGAATTAATCTGTGCTTTGGAAAACGTGTCATATGGACAACATCTGATAAGATTAACATCAATCTTCATTTTGTGGATTTACTCTCATGTTGGCacttttatacttttttttaaaatgttctgcttttggtacttttcattcccctgtattTCAGATATTCCTCAGCCACTGCAACACTGGGATCAGGACTGTGCCATAGAGCAGGGCAGAAAATGGGTTTCCTGTCCTGCATGAAGTTTTGTGAGTTGAAAAAAATTCCAATTTCACAGTGGGATAAAACTgagaccttttgaaaattttcacagctATCAGAGGtgcaaccccaccccaccccaccacacccccGGTCACTCTGCTTTCCTCTTAAGAAAATGGAAAAgactgtctctctttctcccataatgaatatttaattatttatacaaagtaaaacagcttcaacaggagagctctaCCTCAGAATAGcgaatagcctagtggttagggcagtcacCTGGGCTGTAAAAGACCTGGCTTCAAATCCCTGTCCCGAATCAGGTAGTGCAGGGGCCTGAACCTGGTTCTCCCATGTCTCCTGCATCCCCAGtgattagaaaggtggcaaccctaactggTCCTCTCATGGAAAAAGTTTCAGGTTTAACTAATCagcattttgcaacaaaaaaatgttttttcaaaacATTCCCAACCAACTCTACTGGTAGTAATGGAAGCTTAACTTGACTAGCTTACTTTTGTCAATATTATGAGATACCTGATGGAATAAAAGTAGATTCTTTACATATACAGTTGCATTTAATAATGTAAGGCCCAATCCTCCCCCTGCTCTCATGGTATGGCCCAGAGACCACAACATGTTACCTACCATTCTTCATATCATTTGCACACTCAAATATGATCCCCTTTTCATTGCTCCTGGATACCACATTTTGAATCTCAATATTGGATAGAGGACCCGACTCAAGCTTGAGCTGATATAAATACTGTTTCTTCTTTCCATCATGACAACCTGAGACGCAACCCCACCGTCTATATTCCCAATATTCTCCATATTCTTACAGTGTAAGCCTGAGAACCCAATGTGCATAATATAGTCCAGAAACATGAGCACATTATAATCATGCAAAAAAGATCATATGATCAGAATTCATATACTTCAGAAAGAAGAATTTCATGTCTTCCGAGTAGCAGGTAGCATAGTTTCCTCCCAACTAAGGAGCATTTGGGAAGGTAAGGGGCAAAATATGAGTGATGTTGATGCTGTTACTCCTTTTGACCTAAGTTGCTGGTCAAAGTTCAGGGCCCTATTGGTTGTTTCCAGTAGGAAGAGAAATTGATGATAGAGCCAAGTATTTTCTTTGAttcaatcttgtttatttacaaagattaTATATAATGTCCTGTTTCCTGCACTcagtaggaatcaaacagcaggaggcAGCTACTTTGCTCACTATTTCAAATCTGCCTTTCCAGACAGCATTCTGTGCCCCAGAAGCTTTCTCTCTTAGCTTTTTGTCAGGACCTCATTACCAGCACTTCTGCTATGTCTGTCTACCTAGCTtgtgctctctttctctctgtccacgccaccctcacccccaaacATACGTACACCAATCAAAGCCCTAGTCCAAGCATTTGAAAACCCTTGGGCCACATCATTTATTTTCTATTCAAGCTTTTTCATGTGCTTTTGTTTGGTGCTACTGAAATTGTTTCTTTACATGTATCCTGAAAGAAAAGCAGTGGATACACCTAACCCATAACAATAAGGTTTAACCCAACTCACAACAATACTTTTACTTCAGAGTTCCAGAATTTTTGTTATTTCTTTGAACTACAGTGATCTATACTCCTGCCTTTCAAACGTGTTTGCTAACTGCAACACTGTAGTTATAAAATGAATGGTCCTTTTTAGAAGCTGAACTTTATACGTCTGCAAATACATAGGTTCTAAGTTATGCAATTTAGATAATGGAACTCTAAAACAGGTTCTCAAATCACCACTTAATGGCCTCTCGTGGTCATATCCCTGCCATTCATTATATCATGAAccacctctcttctccccctgtCCACTAGTCATGGGGGAAGGAAAaacagcaggttttttttttttgtcttttctctTAACAGTGTGATGAAAAGAGCATTTCACAGTTTGTGATGAGAGCTCCAAGCGGAAGGTTAAAAGACAGAGCAGAATAAGGAAATACATGTTTAAAAGATCAAATACACATGTCATTTTGAAGGTGACTCATGAGAGAAAGGTGGTTCAGTACTTTAAGTACAGAGTGTTCTGCCTCCAGCTCTTCTCTGTCTCATagactcatggactttaaggccagaggggaccatcatgatcatataatctgacctccttcacattgcaggccacagaaccttgcccacccacttctgtaataAATCCATAATCTCTGGTTGACTTACTGAAGTCCCGAAATCTTGATTTATAGGCTTCAAGTTACAGACAAGCCACCATTTActttagttcaaaccagcaagtgacccatgccccacactgcagaggaaggcaaacaacaacaacaacaacaacaaaacccagggTCTCCGCCAATCTTACCTGGGGGAAGATTGCTTCCCAACCagaaatatggtgatcagttagactgtGTGCAtatgggtgagacccaccagccagacagctgggaaagaattctccatgataactcagagccctccccatctagtgtcctatctCTGCCCAGTGGAGATATTTACTattagcagtcacagatgggccatatgccattgtaggcaatctcctCATATattcccctccataaacttatcaagctcagacttaaaaccagttaggtttttttgtctCCACTAGTCCcctgaaggctgttccagaacttcactcctctgatggttaaaaaccttcatctaatttcaagcctaaacttattgatggccagtttatatccatttgttcttgtgccaacattgtccttaacttaaataatttcTTTCCCTCTCTGGTGTTTGTAGACCGCAATCATATCTCCTTTGTTAGGGTAAACAAGTCAAGCTCCTTAAATCTCCTCTTGTAAGGTagattctccattcctctgatcatccaagtagcccttctctgcacctgttctcatttgaattcatcttttttaaacatgggaggccagaattgcacacagtatgccacatgaggtctcaccagtgccttgcataatggtaATAACACGTCCTTATCTCTGCTGGAAATATCTCacttgatgcatcctaggattgcactagcctttttcatggctgcatcacattggcggctcatagtcttcctgtgatcaaccaatacacccaggtctttctccacctctgtcatttccaacttATACGATCCCCTCTTATAGCAAAAATCCTTGTTAGCCTctaagtgcatgactttgcactattaaatttcatcccatttctattattccagttttcaaggtcatgtGTGATTATTTCAGTTCTCCTCCAtactggcaatacctcccaactttgtgtcatccacaaattttattagcatactcccactatttgtgccaaggtcattaataaaaatgctaaataagattggtcccaagaccaatccttgaggaacAACACTAGTAACTTCCCTGCAGCTTCACAGTTCAATTTTTGAGCATGACCCATGTactctcccctttaaccagttccttacccaacTTTTGATTCtagtattaatccccatcttttccaatttcccatgtggaactgtataaaatgctttactgaaatccaggtagattagatcgactgcatttcctttatttagaaaatcagttatcttctcaaagaaagagatcaggttggtctggcacaatctatctTTTGgcaaaccatgttgtattttatcccaattacccctatgtccttaactaccctcgctttaaaaatctattttaacaccttgcatacaactgaggtcaaactaatgggcctgtagtttcccagatcactttttttctcctttcttaaatataggtactatatttgcaattctccagtcagaGAGTATGACCCCTGAGTTTAAgagtcattaaaaatccttgctattgggcttgcaatgtCACATGCCAGTTCCTTTATGTTCTATTGGATGGAGATTATTCAGGTCCCCCGATTTGGTCCCATTCATTTGAGTTTGGCTTCCATTCAGaggtggtaatttctacttccatatacCTGTTCCCATTagctgccctgccactgcccccaatGCCTCATTAccctcattaaaaactgaggcaaagtaatcgtttaggtgttgggccgtacctagattatctttaatcttcaccccatcctcagtgcttagcgatcccatttctctttccttgttttctttttatttatatgtctaaagaaccttttactattggttttaatttcctttgcaaggtccaactctcagtggcttttggcagttctcacttttcccctATGCTTATTGACCtgcaagaggtagctttccttgctgatccatcccatcttccattccttgcagGCTTTCTACTTTCTCTTAATAACCCTATTTGAGATGCTTcttcatccagcttggtctgcaaccctttcctatgattttttcccccgggcttgggatgcaggcttcagctagcttctgcaactttgacaaagtaattccaagcctcccccacattcagatccttgtgAGATGACCCACCGTGTGGCTTTAGCTTAATTCACTGGCACCAGGGTGACAATAGCAGTGATGATGGTGGCAGTGGAAGATGTGGTGGTGTTGGGAGGAAGGCAGCATTAATGTTCACAGTGGGGTGGTGACGTGCTTGGCATCATGATTTGTCTCAGACACTACAGCAGCATCACTGAAATGTTCTCTTGGCACTGCAACAGTAACCTCATGTGCTGGCCCCCACGCCCTCCTGATTATTCTGCTTTATTCAGTGGAGGAAGCAGTGGCAGGCATAACACTGAGTCTTGGTACTAACACAAGTGGCTTTGGACAAGGTGTGCATTGTCTTGCCCCTGACGTTGTTTCTCCTGGTTGGTCAGTCTTGAGAATTACAAGTTGGGGGCATCTTTATAAAGAAGCTATTGAGGCATGCATAGCTCACACAGTCCTTTTGCCACCCACTGAGAGCTGCTGCTGTCGTTGCCTTTCTCCTGAGGGACACTGCCTCACAAAGCCAATATAATGTGCAACCGGTTTGTGGGAACCTGGAAACTTGTCTCCAGTGAAAAATTTGATGATTATATGAAAGAATTGGGTGAGAAATGCTATTTTTATAAGCTTTGCTTGGAAATGTCTCTTCTTCTTCTATTTGCTCCTGGAAAATGTCTTCTCCCCAGGCCTGGGGACTCTTCACTGTGGTTATATCTGTGTTAtagttcttttcttcttcttcttttttctttttctttttcaatttcagcatcttaaaatgaaaaggagaaaTCTTGGGTTTGTTATAATACATTTACTAACTAACTGATCTGCATCTCTTACTCCCATTTAatgagaaatggaaaaaaaacatatttgttGTCCCTCTTGCATACACTATTAAACTTAGAACTTACAATCACTTACTGTATTCCGTCAACTTGTGATGGTGCTGCTGTCTCCTGACACTGAGCTCCCTGGGGTCTAAATCCATGAATGAATCCATCTGTAACTGAGAAATGCTGGGAATGAAACAAATTAGGCATTGTTTTTTTAGTTTAATACTGGCTTCATCATTTTGTAATGATTGCACTGGCAGTCAGTCTCAGCATTACTGTTGCTGAGACTTTAATTCCCTTTACTTTAAAGATTAAAGAGAGTAGCAGAATAATTCCAATTGACTAACTATAGTCAATGTTGGGTATAAATTCTGCTAGGGAGGTTTTTGTGACAATACCAGGCCTTAAGAAAATTATTTCAGCCTTGAATATTTGCAGTGACTAATGCTGTACTTTACAAATACTTTGATCTCACTATACCTAGTACCTTTCATAGAATTTAGCACATCATAGAATTTACAAAGATGGTAACTATTATTACCAgccttttacatttaaaaaaccgAGACACAGCAAATCAGAGGCAAAAGGAGGAATAGAAGTCTCAGAGGACTGCTCTAACTAGTTGACCAGGATGTGGGCTGTGTGGTATAGCGAACCTTGTAAAAGGAGCCTTGTAGATGGCAGTTGTATTTGTAGCTTTTTGCTCCCATTCACTCTTATATTTGAATTTTTCTCTATTTGACATGTTTGTTTCACTGATGTTTAGATGTTTCAGAGATACTTAAGTGTTGTAACTACCCTTCCGTAGCAGAGAATACTAAGAGTACCCCACTTAGTCTCTTGTATATTTTATGTTCTGAAGTACAAACAGAAATGCACTAATTTCTAGATACTTTGATTCTTtactacagctggttgaaaaaaattgaattttgaaatgttttgactagTAAAAAGCAAGGGGcaaatgtttcaaaaatatttttgtgaaaaattttccATGTTTACCACCAGCTCTATTCTCTAAATAGGTGCAGATTAATAGATGCCTGTGTTCCTGCCTACCTAAAAATACATAATTCTTGTGTAGTCAGTATATCCTGGTTTCTAACTACACATACAGTATAATTCCAGTTATCTGAATTCCTTTTATTTGAAAATCCTAGTTTTCTGAATCCACAGTGTGTCCCCAAGTAGCCCTATGTGAGTTAGTCACCTGCTAATAACTTCTAAATTAGCCTCTGAGAgcctcttagggcaggtctacactacagctgggatcaaCGCTCTGAAATTGATCCACCGGCGGCCGATTTAGCTGGTttagtgaagacccaccaaattgacagcagatcatgctccagtcgacccctgtactctacccccgacgagaagagtaatgtaagtcgacaggagagtttctcctgttgacCCCCCGtggtgtagaccccgcggtaactcgacctaaggtacattgACTCcaactacgttattcatgtagctggagttgcgtagcgtaggttgACTTAcggcggtagtgtagacatagccttagtgctAATCAATGACTTTGTATTTTTGCAGTGGTTCTGAGGGGTTACCTGCAgttactgaggctaggtctacactacggggggggggggggggtcgacctcagatacgcaacttcagctacgtgaatagcgtagctgaagttgcgtattttaggtcgacttacctggctgtgaggacggcggtgagtcgaccgctgccacgccgccgtcgactccgcttccgcctcttgccgcggtggatttccggagtcgacggcagagccatcggggatcgattttatcgcgtcttcactagacgcgataagtcgatccccaatagatcgattgctaccctccgatccggcgggtagtgaagacgtgccctgagaccAAATCCAGtttcagcagcaacagcagcttgGAAAGACAAATTAAATTATGTTTAATTTGAATTAATCAGAATTACGTTATGTCCACAATGATTCTAATACCACTCAGTAAAGTTGTTCAAGTTGTTTTTTTACTCTTTTATAAAGTACAAAGTATTAAGCAAACATTGTCATTACACCCTTCATTCCccatatttctctatcagtgaAACTGCAGCTCAAAATAGCACTTCTGTTTATCTCAATGCCCGGCTATCCAAAACTTTCAGAAGTCCCCCAGCTCATTCAGATAAACAGAAGTGTACTGTACATACACTGGACTGGGGAATGCCTCAGCCTATGAAATGCAGCCTCTGAATCTGAGGAATTAGTGTCACATTCCAAACAGAGAAACTGTGGTATCTGTTTAAAAGGAAATTGCTCTGATGCGCTGTAAAGCGATAAGGAATTTCTTCCTTCATAGaaggtatttttatgtctgatttgcaGGAGTGGGCTTAGCCACCAGGAAACTAGGTGGCCTGGCCAAGCCCAATGTGATCATCAGAATGAAAGGGGATGTGATAACCATCAGAACGGAAAGCACCTTCAAAAACACAGAGGTCTCCTTCAAATTGGGCCAAGTGTTTGACGAAACCACAGCAGATGACAGGAAAACCAAGGTGAGGGTAATGATTTCCTTCTGAGGGTTTCTGATCTGCTGGATGACAAATGGGAGGATTTTTTTATCCTTAAAAGCATAAATCTGCAAAGCACCATAAGAGGAGCAAATGTTGTGCTGAAACCAACGTTGCTGAGTGGGCTATGTGCCGAGAATGTGGAATTTGCTCAATGTTAAGTGAATTGTCTCTTTAATATGCAAGGCTCTGGGAAAATAGTCACATTTTGACTCATTCTTTGGGTCTTTGCAGAGTGTCGTAACCTTAGAAAAAGGGTCATTGGTTCAAGTGCAGAAGTGGAATGGCAAAGAGACCACAATAAGGAGAAAATTGGTGGATGGGAAAATGGTGGTGGTAAGTAACTAAACCATCCCTAACCGTTAATCACTAATGCTGCAATGATGTAGGCCACAGTTTAAtagtttaaatttaattatactgTCAATTTTCACCTTCTCTTTGGTTTCAGTTATGATAGAAATAGTGAGAGGGTGCGGGGGAGAAATAACTTTAGGAAGCAAGTGGGAATGAAAGTAAACATTATATTCCACACACACCTAAAAAACCCTCTACATTAAGGTGAATTACAGGTAAGACTGCTTCATAGTTTTGTAGATGTTAGAGCGCGAGGGGACCATTGTGaacatctattctgacctcccgcataacacaggccagaggacttccctgaattaattcttgcTTCAAGTCCAACAGCTGTGAcagaactagagcagatctttttagaaaaaacatccagtcttgatttaaaaatctgccagtgatgaagaatccacaaccacctttggtaagttgttccagtagttaattgCCCCCacgctgttaaaaatgtgtgccctaTTCCTACTCTAAATTTATCTagtttcaactttcagccattggatcttgttatacctttgtctgtagactgaagagcccactattatcgaatttctgttccccatgtaggtacttatagactctGATCAAAGCAtgcttaaccttttctttgataaactaaatagatggagctccttgagtctcactagaaggcatgttttctaatcatttaatAAGAGGGGCACGAGGGAACTGGAAGGGGTAGAAAGTGCTATGTacagtcttcccctcccccagtcttaGGAAGCTCCTTCGGTTTATTTACAACTTATGAATTTTAGGTGGTTCATCAGTCTCCTTGCAAGGAAAAGTTCATTTATCCATTGACAGTCCACGTTTGCAATCGAGTTACACTTTGAACTCTCTACAAGGAAGGGggaacttctttttaaaatgaaagcactCATGTGATCTTCTATATTAAGCTTACCAGAGCTGATGTTGGTGTCATTGCAATAATACTCATGAAGGCAACATGTGTTCTTGAAAGAAAATTGAAGTCTGTGACTAGCTACTATGTCATGTCTAATTTTATGAAGTATGGTTTTCTTTAAGCACGCTTTTGAAAGTTTATGCTGTTGAAATAGAATCCTTTCCCACTTGGAGgatgaaaaataattttgctgTTTGGGGATCTATATAAATTAATGAAATAATATACAGGaaatatttctattgacttcattagCCTTTGGATTAGATGCTTATGCACTGTCATTCAGAAGTTTCAATTAACCCTTCTTTTTTGGTCTTAGGAATGTGATATGAAAGGTGTTGTCTGCACTCGAATCTATGAGAGAGTGTGAGGAAATTCCATCTCTACACTGGACTAGAATTGGCTTTGGAAACCCAGCTTAGTTCAATGAGCAAAGCCCTATCTATTATGCAcctttttttcttatttcctttATCAGGAAAACAACTAAATTATCAAATGATATTTCAAAGCCGTAGTGTAACTAATCCAAAGTATTGTGGTGATTAAATAAAAGCTTCCCGACATGTGAAATGTAGCTTTTGTCTGTGTTGTAGAATCGTTTTGATTTCCTTTGTTGGGAATTGCATGCCTTTCCTTAGGGTTGATGTACTGCATAGAAGATATGAACCTACTTTCCTTGATGTATGGACGAACAAGGCTATTTCTGTTTGAAATGGTACAATACAGACTGCAAGGCACTATCTTTCTTTGGAGGTGTTAAGACACTTTTACTGAAAGCATCCTATCTGGAATAATCCTTATTTCATGGCTTTGATATTGCAGTTTCTCAAATGGTTTTACTATTGAACATTACACATAAGGATATCATCCTTACCCTGCAAAACTAATTAAGGCTCTCCATGCAATGTATAGTGGCCATGCTTGCAGAAGAAATAGCAGTACATCAGTATTACCACATTATTACTTCACTCTGATATTCTAAATATGATCCCACATAGTTTATACCTTTAAATGTGCTGTTTTTGCCATCTTGGCTCTTTTTCCCAAAAAGACTTCCTGGAGGAAAAGAAGCGTGTGTCTCACTCAGTATTTCTATCGGGGAAGGAATAGATTCTCTAATGTCAAATGGTTGTTTCACTGTGAAATGAAATGTGAAGTGCTGTCTTGAATCCATTCTTGAAATCCCAGATCGACAAGTACTCGACCTttgaaggtgctgagcattcgaGCTCAgatccagcaaatcacttaagcatgtgcttaacattagGCACAAGTGATCCCTGTGACTTCAATgaaattactcacatgcttaaagttaagcatgtgcttaaatgcacATTGTGCTTTGCACCTTGAAGGATCGAACCCTAGAAGAGAATACTTTCAGACTTTAACTGCACATATATTTTGAAGATCATTTGAACACCAACTCTTCCTTTTCACTTATCTGACTTGACTTAGAGTTAAGCATATTGTGCTTCACTTGAAGGAACTAGCTTAAATGAAAGCAGAGCAGGAAGGTAGCATCAAAACCTGTTTTTGAATATGC
Above is a genomic segment from Emys orbicularis isolate rEmyOrb1 chromosome 2, rEmyOrb1.hap1, whole genome shotgun sequence containing:
- the LOC135873542 gene encoding myelin P2 protein, which encodes MCNRFVGTWKLVSSEKFDDYMKELGVGLATRKLGGLAKPNVIIRMKGDVITIRTESTFKNTEVSFKLGQVFDETTADDRKTKSVVTLEKGSLVQVQKWNGKETTIRRKLVDGKMVVECDMKGVVCTRIYERV